The Spirosoma foliorum genome has a window encoding:
- a CDS encoding MFS transporter: MTTYRWRIVVLLFVATTINYLDRQVISLLKPTLETVFNWTETDYSHIVMAFQAAYAFSYVVFGRLIDTIGTKMGYAIAVSVWSIAAMMHGLATSTFGFGVYRALLGLGEGGNFPAAIKTVAEWFPRKERALATGIFNSGTNIGAVVAPILVPWVLGAYGWQMAFVLTGLVGFIWLVFWWMSYENPQRHKKLSSEELVYITSDAESTTGESIPWLNLLKYRQTWAFVLGKLFTDPVWWFFLFWLPSYFASSFNLDLKKPSLPLIFVYTAATLGSVGGGYLSGYFIRRGWTINRSRKTAMLLYALCIVPIVLTRYATSIWEVVGLLSLAVAAHQAWSANLFTLVSDMFPKNAVSSVVGLGGMAGSLGGLAFPIVVGALLDTYKAQGDITIGYNYLFLLCGSAYILAWLCIHFFAPKLKPVESIER, encoded by the coding sequence ATGACCACCTACCGCTGGCGAATTGTAGTGCTTCTGTTTGTAGCTACGACTATAAACTATCTGGACCGACAGGTAATCAGCCTGCTCAAACCCACGTTAGAAACCGTTTTCAACTGGACCGAAACCGATTACAGCCATATCGTGATGGCGTTTCAGGCCGCTTATGCCTTTAGCTATGTTGTCTTTGGTCGATTGATCGATACCATCGGCACCAAAATGGGCTATGCGATTGCCGTTTCGGTGTGGAGCATAGCCGCGATGATGCATGGGTTGGCAACCAGCACGTTCGGCTTTGGCGTTTACCGCGCTCTGCTGGGTTTAGGCGAAGGCGGAAACTTCCCGGCGGCCATTAAAACCGTAGCCGAGTGGTTTCCCCGAAAGGAACGGGCACTGGCAACAGGTATCTTTAACTCCGGCACAAACATCGGTGCAGTGGTTGCGCCTATTCTAGTCCCCTGGGTATTGGGGGCTTATGGCTGGCAAATGGCGTTCGTGCTGACGGGACTGGTTGGGTTCATCTGGCTTGTTTTCTGGTGGATGAGCTACGAAAATCCGCAACGGCATAAAAAGCTATCCTCAGAAGAACTGGTTTATATCACCAGCGATGCCGAAAGCACTACCGGCGAATCGATTCCGTGGCTGAATCTCCTTAAGTATCGGCAAACCTGGGCCTTCGTGCTGGGCAAACTATTCACCGACCCGGTCTGGTGGTTTTTCCTGTTCTGGCTACCTTCTTATTTTGCCTCCTCATTTAATCTTGACCTGAAAAAGCCCAGCTTACCGCTCATTTTCGTATACACAGCCGCTACGCTGGGTAGCGTGGGTGGTGGGTATTTATCCGGTTATTTCATCCGCCGGGGCTGGACGATCAACCGCTCCCGTAAAACGGCCATGCTGCTCTACGCGCTCTGCATTGTGCCCATTGTACTGACCCGTTACGCAACCTCTATCTGGGAAGTGGTTGGGTTGCTGAGTCTGGCCGTTGCTGCTCACCAAGCCTGGAGTGCCAACCTGTTTACGCTCGTGTCGGATATGTTTCCCAAGAATGCCGTTAGTTCGGTTGTTGGGCTAGGTGGCATGGCTGGTTCGCTGGGTGGACTCGCCTTCCCCATTGTGGTGGGTGCGTTGCTGGATACGTATAAAGCACAGGGCGATATTACCATCGGCTATAACTACCTGTTTTTGCTCTGCGGCAGCGCCTATATACTGGCCTGGTTATGTATCCACTTCTTTGCGCCTAAGTTGAAACCAGTTGAGTCGATAGAACGCTGA
- a CDS encoding outer membrane protein assembly factor BamB family protein, with the protein MKYLLIIASLLLIAFQFGHIPVLPDTNWSEYNGDGARSHFSPLTQINPENVQQLKVAWTYSSGGADTTGNRTQMQCNPIVVDGVLYGVSANTQTFALNAATGQEIWRTKLTDNGGTTSRGVTYWADGSDKRILFGAGKWLYAFEAKTGKPVDSFGQRGRIDLKEGIERPGADNYVQPNTPNTIYKNLVIVGVRVSEGETALLGDVRAYDVRTGQKVWTFHTIPQPGEFGYDTWAPANPRQRLGGANAWAGMAIDRDRGIVYIPTGSAAYDFYGGNRKGNNLYANCLLALDATTGKRLWHFQFVHHDIWDRDPPAPPSLLTVVQAGTDGRPRKIDAVAQTTKQGHVFVFDRVTGKPLFPVIEKAFPAAAVSGEYPSRTQPIPTKPAPFTKQSFTEKDINPWASNRDEIVATLRKAHTGSPYIPLTSTMTIFFPGTDGGAQWGGSAVDPEGVIYIPAKQNPCFSSLVLKEQPTGNASVTGAQLYSLRCAACHGADRRGNHDGSYPSLLGLEARLSSDAVHQVLLKGRGMMPSFSHLPEAERKAIVDFLFNKGNTTQTVSAQKAGLPYQHTGYNRWYDSKGYPVSAPPWGTLTAIDLNTGEHRWQVPLGEYKELTARGIAPTGTDNYGGPLVTGSNLLFIAASKDEQLRAFDKKTGKILWQVQLPAAGYASPSTYSVGGKQYVVIACGGGKLNTKSGDKYVAFALE; encoded by the coding sequence ATGAAATACCTGCTGATCATAGCGTCGTTGCTCCTGATTGCCTTCCAGTTTGGGCACATTCCTGTCTTACCCGACACGAACTGGAGCGAATACAATGGCGACGGTGCCCGAAGCCATTTCTCGCCATTGACACAAATAAATCCGGAGAATGTACAACAACTAAAAGTAGCCTGGACCTATTCATCGGGCGGAGCCGATACAACGGGCAACCGAACCCAGATGCAATGCAACCCTATTGTTGTTGATGGCGTTTTGTACGGCGTTTCAGCTAATACACAGACATTTGCGTTGAATGCCGCAACGGGTCAGGAAATCTGGCGAACGAAATTGACCGACAACGGCGGCACCACCAGTCGGGGCGTAACGTACTGGGCGGATGGCTCGGATAAACGCATTTTGTTTGGTGCAGGCAAATGGCTTTACGCCTTCGAGGCAAAGACGGGTAAACCCGTTGACAGCTTTGGCCAACGTGGACGTATTGACCTGAAAGAAGGCATTGAACGACCCGGTGCCGATAATTACGTTCAGCCCAACACGCCCAACACCATTTACAAAAACCTGGTCATTGTGGGTGTGCGCGTCTCCGAGGGCGAAACGGCCTTGCTGGGAGATGTGCGTGCTTATGATGTTCGAACGGGCCAAAAGGTCTGGACATTTCACACCATCCCGCAACCCGGCGAATTTGGCTACGACACTTGGGCACCTGCCAATCCGCGCCAACGACTGGGCGGTGCCAATGCCTGGGCGGGTATGGCCATCGACCGGGATCGAGGTATTGTGTACATCCCAACGGGTTCCGCAGCTTATGATTTTTACGGCGGCAATCGAAAAGGCAATAACCTTTACGCCAATTGTTTGCTGGCATTAGATGCAACAACAGGCAAACGGCTCTGGCATTTTCAGTTTGTGCATCACGACATCTGGGATCGTGACCCACCCGCACCCCCAAGTTTGTTAACCGTTGTTCAAGCCGGAACCGACGGTCGGCCCCGAAAAATTGATGCCGTCGCACAAACGACCAAACAGGGCCACGTTTTCGTTTTTGATCGGGTTACGGGGAAGCCGTTGTTTCCGGTCATCGAGAAAGCGTTTCCAGCCGCTGCCGTTTCGGGAGAATACCCCAGCCGAACGCAACCTATCCCAACGAAACCCGCGCCGTTTACGAAGCAATCATTCACCGAAAAAGACATTAACCCCTGGGCATCGAACCGGGATGAAATCGTAGCCACATTGCGAAAAGCTCATACGGGCAGTCCATATATTCCACTGACGTCAACAATGACCATCTTCTTCCCCGGTACCGATGGCGGTGCGCAATGGGGCGGCTCGGCGGTCGATCCAGAGGGAGTGATCTATATACCTGCCAAGCAAAATCCCTGCTTTTCCTCATTGGTGCTGAAAGAGCAACCTACCGGTAATGCGTCGGTAACGGGGGCACAATTGTACAGCTTGCGTTGTGCCGCTTGCCACGGTGCCGACCGACGGGGAAATCACGATGGTTCATATCCTTCGTTATTGGGACTGGAAGCACGACTGTCCTCCGATGCCGTTCATCAGGTGTTGTTGAAAGGTCGGGGGATGATGCCTTCTTTTTCACATCTTCCCGAAGCCGAACGCAAAGCTATCGTCGATTTTCTGTTTAACAAAGGCAATACGACGCAAACCGTGAGCGCTCAGAAAGCGGGGCTGCCTTATCAGCATACGGGCTACAATCGCTGGTACGACAGCAAGGGTTATCCCGTGAGCGCACCGCCCTGGGGAACTTTAACAGCCATCGATCTTAATACGGGCGAGCATCGTTGGCAGGTACCGTTGGGTGAGTATAAAGAACTCACCGCGAGAGGTATTGCACCAACCGGAACCGATAACTATGGCGGACCGCTTGTAACGGGCAGCAATCTGTTGTTTATTGCCGCCAGTAAAGACGAGCAGCTACGGGCATTTGACAAAAAAACGGGTAAAATTCTGTGGCAGGTTCAACTGCCAGCCGCAGGATATGCATCGCCCAGTACCTATTCGGTAGGAGGCAAACAGTATGTGGTCATTGCTTGTGGTGGCGGAAAATTGAACACAAAATCAGGAGATAAGTACGTCGCTTTTGCTTTAGAGTAG
- a CDS encoding heparinase II/III domain-containing protein, with protein sequence MISSRIHIILILLFASSITHAQRKERHILSRFSEADVASSLIPRADWKPFPQTAAEWQTRLPDSLRQQLIKKGENWLGKDWPAISASLLLTSTRTGDRTEYSNFQAKRRAHLMSLVWAEAIEGKGRFAEDIMNGVWSTCEETYWGIPVHLYLQKARLGLPDVEEPTVDLVSAETAVMLSLTDYLVGPVLESKSKLLRPRIQYELNRRVLKPMETARYGYLGNVDDKPVNNWNPWIISNWQLTNLLMEKDEARRVKNLHYSMLLLDNYLNSLGDDGGCDEGPSYWFVAGGSTFDALEVLNQATKGKVNVYQEPLIRNMAAYIYKTHIAGNYFINTADASPTIQVDAPFLYRIGKAVNDPQLVQLATWFYSRSSQPISGETNTKQRALFDWLSLPEMAKVVTSSSNLKAPDLSSVWFADIQLMGARTSNDRLYVASHGGHNNESHNHNDVGDFIIYANSTPVIIDAGSGTYTAKTFSAERYNSWYNTSPYHNLPTINGIPQSAGRKFEATNVVYTHPANTTDLRMDIETAYPPTTTLKKWTRTIKTTPKNTIEIGDEYTATAPLKSLSQTFMTICTVNTSQPGKLIFEQVGGKKVSLEYDATKWKVSVEKLPLDQSDDKIFRQKWQVQDIFRILLTNQSLAAQDKFRYVVSTVN encoded by the coding sequence ATGATAAGCTCCCGCATACATATCATTCTGATACTCCTTTTCGCTTCATCCATCACTCACGCCCAGCGGAAAGAACGCCATATTCTCAGTCGTTTTTCGGAAGCGGATGTAGCCAGTTCGTTGATTCCTCGGGCAGACTGGAAGCCGTTTCCACAGACAGCGGCTGAGTGGCAGACCCGCTTACCGGACTCACTTCGGCAACAGCTTATTAAGAAAGGTGAAAACTGGTTGGGGAAAGACTGGCCCGCAATTTCGGCCTCACTCCTGCTCACCTCCACGCGTACCGGCGACCGTACGGAGTACTCTAATTTTCAGGCTAAACGGCGGGCACATTTAATGAGTCTGGTATGGGCTGAAGCCATTGAGGGAAAAGGGCGTTTTGCTGAAGACATCATGAATGGCGTCTGGTCAACCTGCGAAGAAACTTATTGGGGTATTCCGGTGCATCTGTATTTGCAGAAAGCCAGGTTAGGATTGCCCGACGTCGAAGAACCCACCGTCGATCTGGTTTCAGCGGAAACGGCCGTTATGCTATCGCTGACCGATTATCTGGTTGGCCCTGTGCTTGAGAGTAAGTCCAAATTGTTGCGTCCCCGAATCCAGTATGAACTGAATCGCCGGGTGCTGAAGCCTATGGAAACCGCCCGATATGGCTACCTGGGCAATGTGGATGATAAGCCCGTTAACAACTGGAATCCCTGGATCATCTCGAACTGGCAGTTGACCAATCTGCTGATGGAGAAAGATGAAGCACGTCGGGTCAAAAACTTGCACTATTCCATGCTGTTGCTCGATAACTACCTCAACAGCCTGGGCGATGATGGTGGTTGCGACGAAGGCCCATCTTACTGGTTTGTGGCGGGTGGAAGCACATTCGATGCGTTGGAAGTCCTGAATCAGGCTACAAAAGGCAAAGTAAATGTGTATCAGGAACCGCTGATCAGAAATATGGCGGCCTACATTTACAAGACGCACATCGCGGGTAACTACTTCATCAACACCGCCGACGCCAGTCCCACCATCCAGGTCGACGCCCCTTTTTTATATCGGATTGGAAAAGCGGTCAATGACCCGCAACTGGTGCAACTGGCAACCTGGTTCTATTCACGTTCCAGCCAACCGATTTCGGGCGAAACCAATACCAAACAACGGGCGCTGTTTGACTGGTTGAGTCTGCCCGAAATGGCAAAAGTTGTTACATCCTCCAGCAATCTGAAAGCACCTGATCTGTCTAGCGTCTGGTTTGCTGATATTCAGCTGATGGGTGCCCGCACCAGCAACGACCGTTTGTATGTAGCCTCGCACGGGGGACATAACAACGAAAGCCACAACCATAACGATGTTGGCGATTTCATTATCTACGCGAATAGTACACCCGTCATTATTGATGCGGGTTCTGGAACGTACACGGCCAAAACGTTCTCGGCCGAGCGCTACAATTCCTGGTACAACACCTCGCCTTACCACAATCTGCCAACCATCAACGGTATTCCACAGTCAGCCGGGCGGAAGTTTGAAGCTACGAACGTGGTCTATACGCATCCGGCCAACACAACCGATTTACGGATGGATATCGAAACCGCCTACCCGCCAACGACAACTCTCAAAAAATGGACGCGGACAATAAAAACCACACCCAAAAATACGATTGAAATTGGGGACGAGTACACGGCGACTGCGCCCTTAAAAAGCCTCTCGCAAACGTTCATGACCATCTGCACCGTCAATACCAGTCAACCCGGCAAACTTATTTTCGAGCAGGTTGGCGGCAAAAAAGTGAGTCTGGAGTATGATGCCACCAAATGGAAAGTCTCGGTTGAAAAGTTGCCACTAGATCAGTCCGACGACAAAATATTCCGGCAGAAATGGCAGGTGCAGGATATCTTCCGAATACTCCTGACCAACCAATCGCTGGCAGCCCAGGACAAATTCAGATATGTAGTATCAACAGTAAATTAA
- a CDS encoding RagB/SusD family nutrient uptake outer membrane protein, producing the protein MIRRKKNSVLLGIFLLSVSIWGCKNELDQIAQTSVTDQNFWKTPNDLALGCNYLYTFLPALAAVTDAAASGATPIPPYPVQDVYSDIGSVASGTLNEISDGSRSTAPAMSTEWTYYYRLIRAANNIIEKAAGVTGDASAINRYRGEARFFRAFAYFELTKRFGDVPLLVKTLTTDDPQLFGTRTARETIIDSVYADLDFSAKYCPQPDLLTTTSGNEYGRITRSAALAFKSRVGLFEGTRQKYTNMGTPAKHLQIALDASNTVITEGKHSLFSYAPRKDSSFFYLFQYAGETYTANKEVILARLYGQNITNSISPHSYGRGVIEQGALVATRAYMDMVLFKDGLPAGKSAFDSTAIQTSTLTEYRNRDPRLGMTIFRKGDYYGSSFTPYFIPTTAYRIKKYYIAADWVAGNSYVDFMVLRYGEVLLNYAEATFELNGSISDADLNKTVNALRNRATNNQSTLLPPLTNAFASANGLDMKTELRRERTVELAYEGFRYWDLIRWKTAETALPQALIGPKYFPKEYATGTAAPALQDGYVLYEAAAKRTFNISRDYLWPLPVNELGLNPNLGKNNPGW; encoded by the coding sequence ATGATTCGCCGTAAAAAAAATTCGGTTTTGTTGGGAATATTCCTGCTATCGGTAAGCATTTGGGGTTGCAAGAACGAACTTGATCAGATTGCCCAAACTTCCGTTACCGATCAAAATTTCTGGAAAACCCCGAATGACCTTGCCCTCGGCTGTAACTATCTATACACCTTTTTGCCTGCGCTGGCTGCGGTTACAGATGCAGCGGCATCGGGAGCAACCCCCATTCCACCTTATCCTGTTCAGGATGTTTATTCTGATATTGGCTCGGTTGCATCGGGCACTCTGAACGAAATCAGTGATGGGTCCCGGTCGACGGCTCCAGCCATGTCGACGGAATGGACTTATTATTACCGATTGATCCGGGCGGCCAATAACATTATCGAGAAGGCAGCGGGCGTTACCGGCGATGCTTCTGCGATTAACCGGTATCGGGGAGAGGCTCGTTTCTTCCGGGCGTTTGCTTACTTCGAGTTAACGAAACGGTTTGGTGATGTGCCGCTCCTCGTAAAAACGTTAACCACCGATGATCCTCAGTTATTCGGCACGCGTACAGCGCGGGAAACCATAATTGACAGTGTGTATGCCGATTTGGACTTCTCGGCAAAATACTGTCCGCAGCCCGATTTGCTCACAACAACCAGTGGCAATGAGTATGGGCGTATTACCCGAAGTGCTGCGCTGGCCTTCAAATCGAGGGTTGGCTTATTTGAGGGCACTCGCCAGAAGTATACCAATATGGGTACGCCTGCAAAGCACCTTCAGATAGCACTGGATGCCAGCAATACCGTGATTACCGAGGGCAAACATTCGCTGTTTTCGTATGCTCCTCGAAAAGACAGTAGTTTCTTCTATCTGTTCCAGTACGCTGGGGAGACCTACACAGCCAATAAAGAGGTAATATTAGCCCGATTATATGGGCAGAATATCACCAATAGCATTTCACCTCACTCCTACGGCCGGGGTGTAATCGAGCAAGGTGCGCTTGTAGCTACCCGTGCTTATATGGATATGGTGTTGTTTAAGGATGGGCTTCCCGCCGGAAAATCAGCGTTCGATTCGACCGCCATCCAGACTAGTACGTTAACCGAATACCGTAACCGCGATCCTCGTCTGGGTATGACAATCTTCCGGAAAGGCGATTATTATGGATCTTCGTTTACACCTTATTTTATCCCGACGACAGCCTATCGGATCAAGAAATATTACATCGCAGCCGATTGGGTAGCCGGCAATAGTTATGTCGATTTTATGGTACTCCGGTATGGTGAAGTCTTATTGAACTACGCCGAAGCCACGTTTGAGCTAAACGGCAGTATCAGTGATGCTGATTTGAATAAAACGGTCAACGCACTCCGGAACCGGGCGACCAACAACCAGTCCACGTTGCTACCGCCTTTAACCAATGCATTTGCCAGCGCTAATGGGCTGGACATGAAGACGGAACTTCGCCGGGAACGTACCGTAGAACTTGCCTACGAAGGTTTCCGTTATTGGGATTTGATCCGGTGGAAGACCGCCGAAACAGCATTACCCCAAGCTCTGATTGGACCGAAGTATTTTCCGAAAGAATACGCAACAGGCACAGCGGCTCCAGCTCTTCAGGATGGCTATGTACTGTACGAAGCAGCCGCCAAACGCACCTTTAACATAAGTCGGGATTATTTGTGGCCGCTGCCCGTAAACGAGCTTGGCCTCAACCCGAATCTCGGCAAGAATAATCCAGGTTGGTAG
- a CDS encoding Gfo/Idh/MocA family oxidoreductase encodes MSSVINVGLVGFGLSGRYFHTPFLSVNPKFHIKKIASSRPDAVREFDPSIEWVATPEELFADPAIDLVFICSPNETHVDYARKALEQGKNVVVEKPFALSEAEAIELLALAKQKGKIATAYQNRRWDSDFLTIKRLLAEDALGELVDYECLYDRYSPVPPNSQSWKEQAGPGRGNLYNLGPHLLDQALNLFGKPDTVQASIRILRPNSHVPDYFDIKLGYPDKIVRLESNLLVYHNQLRFSLHGTKGSFIKGGLDVQEERQRLNELPNRPDWGVEPEDRWGTLYRDGKAEVIESEPGNYTPFYDNLYDAIVNGAEPAITPADIQQLARVIDLALESSQTQRTIAY; translated from the coding sequence ATGTCTTCCGTAATTAACGTTGGTTTGGTTGGTTTTGGCTTGTCTGGGCGGTATTTCCATACGCCGTTTCTGTCTGTCAATCCGAAGTTTCATATAAAGAAAATCGCCAGTAGCCGTCCTGATGCGGTTCGTGAGTTTGATCCGTCGATTGAGTGGGTTGCTACACCGGAAGAGCTGTTCGCCGATCCGGCTATCGATCTCGTTTTCATTTGTTCGCCCAACGAAACACATGTCGACTATGCGCGAAAGGCACTCGAACAAGGCAAAAACGTCGTGGTTGAAAAACCATTTGCGCTTTCGGAAGCCGAAGCCATTGAGTTATTGGCGTTAGCCAAACAGAAGGGCAAAATCGCTACCGCTTACCAAAATCGGCGGTGGGATTCTGACTTTTTAACGATCAAACGTTTACTAGCCGAAGATGCCTTAGGGGAACTCGTTGATTATGAATGCCTGTATGATCGCTACTCGCCTGTTCCACCGAATTCCCAAAGTTGGAAAGAACAGGCCGGTCCAGGGCGGGGCAATCTGTACAACTTAGGGCCCCACTTGCTCGATCAGGCGCTGAACCTGTTTGGCAAACCCGACACCGTACAGGCTAGCATCCGAATCCTCCGTCCGAACAGCCATGTGCCTGACTATTTCGACATAAAACTGGGCTATCCCGATAAGATCGTTCGGCTTGAATCCAATCTGCTGGTGTATCATAATCAGCTACGATTTAGTCTGCATGGCACCAAAGGCTCGTTTATCAAAGGCGGCTTAGATGTGCAGGAGGAACGCCAACGGCTCAACGAATTACCAAATCGGCCCGATTGGGGGGTTGAACCAGAGGATCGTTGGGGAACGCTTTACAGAGATGGGAAAGCCGAAGTCATTGAAAGTGAGCCCGGCAATTACACCCCTTTTTACGACAACCTCTACGATGCGATTGTGAACGGAGCCGAACCCGCTATCACCCCCGCCGATATTCAACAACTTGCCCGTGTCATCGACCTAGCGCTGGAAAGTAGCCAAACTCAACGTACCATCGCTTATTAA
- a CDS encoding class I adenylate-forming enzyme family protein, giving the protein MYPLTINHWLTQHAQFRPNHLAFVFDDTRLTFAELNRSVNRMANALRAVGIGKGDKVATVLPNSRELYEAFWAVAKLGAVLVPMSPMVRGRGLINLLNDADSGLVLTDSAHASFLDEVRNELIIPATNYWLTDGEQSNWQSYAALGEAASPEEPPTLDLSGDDLYNIMYSSGTTGLPKGIMHSHFVRSMYGTLFANAYRIRPESVIMHSGSIVFNGAMLTFMPAMFIGCTYVLMKEFSVQPVLQTLASEGVTHTILVPTQIASCLRYPEFTISKMPAIEYILSVGAPLLSEQKEELIRRFPNTFYELYGLTEGFMTVLDKTVSAEKTGSVGRPIWFSEMKIVDDEGLELPTGEVGEIIGRAPFLTSGYYKKPALTADALRNGWLYTGDLGYIDNDGYLFLAGRKKDLIISGGVNVYPKDIEEIIIRHPSVAEVAVFGVPHPDWGETPVAAVRLVAEVSIRELKDWTNQHIEARYQKISAMMLLDEFPKNVAGKVLKNELQERYSAMRKW; this is encoded by the coding sequence ATGTATCCCCTTACCATCAACCACTGGCTGACGCAGCACGCTCAATTCCGGCCTAACCATCTGGCGTTCGTCTTTGACGATACACGCCTGACGTTTGCGGAACTGAACCGGAGTGTCAACCGGATGGCCAATGCATTGCGTGCAGTTGGCATTGGTAAAGGGGACAAAGTAGCCACCGTGCTGCCCAATAGCCGCGAGTTGTACGAAGCGTTTTGGGCGGTAGCGAAGCTGGGCGCAGTGCTGGTACCGATGAGTCCGATGGTGCGTGGACGAGGTCTAATAAACTTGCTCAATGATGCCGATTCGGGGTTGGTTCTGACCGACTCTGCCCATGCTTCTTTTCTGGATGAAGTTCGCAATGAGCTGATTATTCCGGCTACAAACTACTGGTTAACCGATGGCGAGCAATCCAACTGGCAATCGTATGCGGCTTTGGGGGAGGCCGCTTCGCCAGAGGAACCGCCTACGCTTGACCTAAGTGGTGACGATCTGTACAACATTATGTACAGCAGTGGCACAACTGGATTGCCCAAGGGCATCATGCATTCTCATTTCGTCCGATCCATGTACGGAACGTTGTTTGCCAACGCCTACCGTATTCGGCCCGAAAGCGTCATTATGCACTCCGGCTCCATTGTATTCAACGGCGCCATGCTGACGTTTATGCCCGCCATGTTCATCGGCTGCACCTATGTGTTAATGAAAGAATTTTCGGTACAGCCCGTCTTACAAACACTGGCCAGTGAGGGCGTTACGCACACGATTCTGGTACCAACTCAAATTGCATCCTGTTTGCGCTACCCGGAATTTACGATCAGTAAAATGCCGGCCATCGAATACATTTTGTCGGTGGGAGCGCCGTTGCTGAGCGAGCAGAAAGAAGAGTTGATCCGACGATTTCCGAATACGTTCTACGAGCTATACGGCCTAACAGAAGGTTTCATGACCGTTTTGGACAAGACTGTTTCGGCCGAGAAAACGGGTTCGGTTGGGCGACCGATCTGGTTTTCGGAGATGAAAATTGTCGACGATGAGGGCCTGGAACTACCAACGGGCGAAGTCGGGGAAATCATTGGCCGGGCACCTTTTCTAACCTCGGGTTACTACAAAAAACCAGCGTTAACCGCCGATGCGCTTCGGAATGGCTGGCTTTACACCGGCGACCTGGGTTACATTGACAATGATGGCTATCTGTTTCTGGCAGGCCGGAAGAAAGACCTGATTATTTCGGGTGGTGTGAATGTGTACCCCAAAGACATTGAAGAGATTATCATTCGCCATCCGTCAGTAGCCGAAGTAGCCGTATTTGGCGTACCTCACCCCGACTGGGGCGAAACTCCCGTTGCCGCCGTCCGATTGGTTGCAGAAGTTTCTATTAGGGAGCTTAAAGACTGGACGAATCAACACATTGAAGCCCGTTATCAGAAGATTTCAGCCATGATGTTACTTGATGAATTTCCGAAGAATGTAGCCGGGAAAGTCCTAAAGAATGAACTGCAGGAGCGCTATAGCGCTATGAGAAAATGGTGA